In Deltaproteobacteria bacterium, a genomic segment contains:
- the pdxA gene encoding 4-hydroxythreonine-4-phosphate dehydrogenase PdxA has protein sequence MAKMRKPIIAITMGDPAGVGPEIILKTLDHPQILKSCYPLVIGDRKVLETTARRLGKPFPLRSIQKIDPAEEYKEPGYLYEASSLPADQVIPGHPNPKWGPPALNYIQLAAQWALRGKVAAMVTCPISKEIIRHSLPSFTGHTEFLARQSKTGSFGMMLAGKRLKVSLVTIHLSLKKALRTLDTGKIIRTIDLSHQTLTRWFGLKDPRIAVAGLNPHAGEQGAFGSEEKTIIEPAIKAVRHQGIEATGPYPPDTLFYWAARGRYDAVIALYHDQGLIPLKLLHFDNAVNITMGLPFIRTSVDHGTAFDIAGKGLAKPDSLIAAILLAARFSRRK, from the coding sequence ATGGCCAAAATGAGAAAACCTATAATTGCCATTACCATGGGAGATCCTGCCGGAGTCGGGCCGGAGATCATCCTCAAAACCCTGGATCATCCTCAGATCCTTAAATCCTGTTATCCCCTGGTCATCGGGGACCGAAAGGTCCTGGAAACAACCGCCCGGAGACTGGGAAAACCCTTCCCTTTAAGGTCAATTCAAAAAATAGACCCGGCTGAAGAATATAAAGAACCGGGATACCTGTATGAGGCATCTTCCTTGCCGGCGGATCAAGTCATCCCCGGGCACCCCAACCCTAAGTGGGGTCCACCGGCCTTGAATTATATCCAATTGGCCGCCCAATGGGCCTTGAGGGGGAAAGTAGCGGCCATGGTTACTTGCCCCATAAGCAAAGAAATCATCCGTCATTCTCTTCCTTCATTTACCGGCCATACGGAATTTTTAGCCCGCCAGTCCAAAACCGGATCATTCGGCATGATGCTGGCCGGAAAGCGGTTAAAGGTCAGTTTGGTGACCATCCATCTCTCCCTCAAAAAGGCCCTCCGGACCCTGGATACCGGAAAAATCATCCGGACCATTGATCTCTCCCATCAAACCCTGACCCGCTGGTTTGGCCTGAAAGACCCCCGGATAGCCGTAGCCGGCCTTAACCCCCATGCCGGGGAACAGGGAGCCTTCGGCTCGGAAGAAAAAACCATTATCGAACCGGCCATTAAGGCCGTCCGGCATCAAGGGATCGAGGCCACAGGACCTTATCCGCCGGATACCCTTTTTTATTGGGCCGCCCGGGGCCGGTATGATGCGGTGATTGCCCTGTATCACGACCAGGGGCTGATCCCATTGAAATTGCTCCATTTCGACAATGCCGTCAATATCACTATGGGACTGCCCTTTATTCGCACTTCGGTCGATCATGGCACGGCCTTTGACATCGCCGGCAAAGGTCTGGCTAAACCGGACAGTCTGATAGCGGCCATTTTATTGGCCGCCCGCTTTTCCCGGAGGAAATAG